AATACCTGAGAAAGTATTCACGGAAAAAGTAGTTTTGGCAGATAAAAATAATTTCAGGATACATCATTAAATGAAAGTCTAGGAATTTGATTATAAACTTCTACATTCTCTTCAAGAGCTTGACGTCAATCATATTGCGTTTGTAAATTCAACCAAAACTGAGCGCTGTTACCAAAATAGTGGGATAGACGCCAAGCTGTATCTGCTGTAATACTACGCTTCCCAGATAAAATTTCGCTAATCCGTGTTTGAGCCACACCTATATCTTTGCTTAATCGATAATACGAATACTGTACTGTCCAATTCTATCGCCAACCAGCTTTAGAAAGCTTGTTTGCTGTTATCGGAGGAGAACTTTAAGACCACTCATCCGTATTCAAAAACAGTCAGAATAGATCAATCCCCAAGCTGGGTAAGCACTGATATGAGAACACAAGGGCAAACGATCAATATTATTGATTACCGCCAAGAGAATGCAGCCGATACGTTTGTGCCTAAACCCGCAGTTCTCTCCAGTTCCGGCTGGGACAATATTCATTTTGAACTCCATCAACAGCCAAAGTTTGACGTAGCTGAACATCAACATACAATGCACGTTGTTGTTCAAGGGTTTAGCGATTCCTCGCTTTCCGTCTCCTCAGGAGAACGATGGTTGGATGGAAAGATGACTACAGAGATGCGCAATCATGGAGATATTGCGATCATCCCTGCGGGTATTTCCCATCGCTGTAATTGGAATACCTCAGTCCAGTTTATGATTTTGGCAATTGAGCCTGTACTCCTCAAACAAGTTAGTCAAGATTTGGTTGATGGCGATCGCATTGAACTTATCCCTCATTTTATGACTCGGCAAGATGCATTAATCCAAGGTATTTTCTGTGCCTTACGAGAAGAATTAGAGTCTGGCAAAATCGGGGGTTATTTACTGATTGATAGTCTAAAAACAACATTAGCCATTCACCTATTACGGAACTATTGCACCACCCAACCTAAGCTTTCTAGCTATGGAGATGGATTATCCGCTCTCAAGCTACAACAGGTGAGAGAGTATATTCATGAACATCTGCATCAGGATGTCAGGCTAAGTGACATTGCTGCGATCGCCCAGATGAGTCAATATCACTTTTTGCGTCTGTTCAAGCAAAGTATGGGTATAACGCCCCACCAATATATTTTGCAATATCGGATCGATCAAGCCAAATATTTGTTACAACACAGCAAACTCAGCATTGCAGACATTGCTGTTAGGGTAGGTTTTTGCGATCAAAGTCACTTGACTCGATATTTCAAGCGCATTGTTGGTGTTACACCCAAACAACTTTTGCAAACGCGAACTGCTGGCAGCAGCGCTACGCGATCGCAATAATTTACTCAAATCCCGCAACTTTTTTCTAGAGTTCTATGTAGAAATTTTCTACAGTGGGATGGCACTGTGATCAGCCGAAACAAAGATGATACAAAAAACAAACATTGAAATTAACACAAAAAAAGTCAAAATACCCAACAAAGACTTAGAAATCGATGCTTACCTAGTCGAACCAGCCCATCAGGGAATCTTTGGGGCTATTATAGTTTTTCATGAAATTTTTGGAGTTAACAGTAATATTCGAGATATAACTGAACTCATCGCTAAACAAGGCTATGTAGCGATCGCACCTGCATTATATCAACGTATTGCTCCTGGTTTTGCAGCTGATTTTAGCCCAGAAGATATTGGATTTAGTCCAGAAGCTTATCGACTGGGCTTGCAATATTATCAACAAGTAAAATATCAAGAAATTTTCAGCGACATCCAAGCAGCGATCGCTTACCTCAAAACTTTACCTAATGTCAAAAATGATGCAATTGGTGTCATTGGTTTCTGTTTTGGTGGTCATGTTGCTTACATGGCTGCAACATTACCGGATATTAAAGCCACAGCTTCGTTCTACGGTGGTGGGATGACAACTTCTAGTTATGGTGAAAAGACTCCAACTGTTAATCGCACCTCTGAAATTAAAGGTACAATTTATATGTTTTTTGGTACAAGAGATACCTTCGTTTCGCACAAGGAAAACGAGCAAATAGAGGCAGAATTAAAGAAACATCAAATCAATCATCGTATATTTCGATACGACGCAGGACACGGATTCTTTGCTGGATTATTTGTAGATAAGTACCCATTTCTAAAGCAACACCCAAGTTATAATCCAGAAGCTGCTCCTGATGCTTGGCAACATGTTCTAGAACTCTTTCAAAACAACTTGTGAAACTAAAAAATCAAAATTCTCCTCCTTTAGGAGGAGCAATATCATCCGAAGTCCAAAATTACACTGGAGGATGTATGAGCAGTCAAAAATAAAGTAAACACTTTCTTTGAGTATGAAAAGATTTGGTCACAACTAATGAAGACCGTAGGAAAAATATTGCGGAAATGGCAAAAAAAAGCTTTTTCTGAACAAAATAAAACATTAATAGCAGATTACATTGCCAATGACTACCAAAATTGGCGTAATAACTTTTTATGGCAGAGATTAGGTTTATTGTTATGGCTGGCATTAATTTGCATTTTAACGTTTACATTGCGAGACGTTTATAACTTTTTCTTTCCTCTCAAAGAATTTCAAAACTTACCAGAGGTACTGAGAACTCAAGCGCTAGTCATGGATATTGCTATGCTGCTGAATCTGGTTTTGGGCATGGCTTTGCGTCAAACAAAATTTGGTCGTCAGCATCCAGGAATACTATTTTTGGGGTCATCTTGGTCAATAAATCTTATACCCCAAATTTTTGCAACTCTCAAAGGTTTTGCACTACCTGACACCTTGGCTTGGTCGCTTTTGTTCCTCAGTCAAGCAACATTTATTCCAGTATGCTGGAAACTGCATTTGATATCTCAACTAGGGTTATTTATTTACTATTTTGGTCTGAATACATTACTGGGACTAAAACTACCACTGCCAGAACACCCGGAATTATATAATGTCACTTTTATTTTATATTTGTTCTGGTTTTGTGCTATTTGTAACCTTGGTGTTTATCTGTATGATTGCCTGCAACGCTCTGAATTCTTTGCCCGTAAGGAACTTGAATTCGCCTATGATAAACTAAGAGTCACAGAAGCTAAATATCGCAGTATATTTGAAAACGCTGTTGAAGGCATCTTCCAAAGTACCCCCGATGGACGTTATATTACTGCTAACCCTGCATTAGCACGTATATATGGATACTCTTCGCCGACAGAGGTAACAACGACTTTCACTGATATAGAAAATCAACTTTATGTTGACCCCCAAAGACGTGCAGAATTTGTGCGCTTAATTGAAGAATACGGAAAAGTGTCTGAGTTTGAGTCACAAATTTACCGCCAAGATGGTAGTATCGTTTGGATTTCGGAAAAAGCATATGCAGTTCGTGACAAAAGCGGTAAGCTACTCTACTACGAAGGATTAATTGAAGATATCACCAAGCGTAAGCAAGCTGAGGCGGCTTTACAAGAACAACTTGATTTTTTACAGGTTTTAATTGATACTATTCCTACACCAATTTTTTATAAAAATGCTGAAGGTTTTTATCTGGGCTGTAACAAAGCTTTTGAAGAAGCTTTAGGATTTAAAAAAGAGCAAATTATCGGTAAATTAGAGTATGATATATCACCGAAAGAATTAGCTGATAAATTTCAGCAAGCAGATGCAACTCTATTTGAACAACAGGGTATTCAGAGTTACGAAGATTCGGTGATCTACAAAGATGGTAAAAAACACGATGTAATTTTTTACAAAGCAACTTTTTCTAAAGCAGACGCATCTCTTGGCGGTTTAGTGGGAGTAATTTTAGATATTAGCGATCGCAAACGTACAGAAGAAGCACTCAGAGTATTTGTCCATGCAGTCTCTCACGACTTACGCAATCCTGTGCTGGGTACGCTGATGGTGTTAAAGAATTTGCTTTCACAAGGAGGACAGGGGAGACAAGGGGGACGACTTGGAGGACAAGGAAGTAATCTTTCTTCGTCATCTCCCCCCACTCCTCACACTCCCCCCACCTCCCCACTGCCCCTAATCCCCACTCCCTTGGGGGAGTGGGGCCCCCGAGTTCCCCACCTCCCCACCTCCATCCCCGTTTCTCGCTCAATTTTAGAACGGATGCAAAAAAGCAGTGAGCGACAACTAAATTTAATTAACTCACTGATGGAAGCTCATATGAGCGAAGTGCAAGGTATTGTTTTGCAACGTCAACCAGTAAAATTGCACAAACTTGTCGAAGATGCGATCGCTGATCTCCAACCAATGCTGACAGAAAATCAAATCAATTTGACCAATTTAGTTAAAGATGACCTACCTTTAGTAAATGGTGATCCAACACAACTATGGCGAGTATTTTCTAACTTAATTGTGAATGCAGTCAAACATAATCCGCCAGGGTTGGATATTACCATCAATGCGATCGCCCAAGGCGAGCAAATTTATTGCACAGTTGCCGATAATGGTGTGGGTTTGAGTCAAAAACAGTCCGAAAGATTATTTGATTTATACTTCCGGGGTAGTAATAGTCGCAATTCTGTGAGCTTGGGATTAGGATTATATCTTTCTAAGCGCATTATCAATGCTCACGGCGGCAAAATTGGTGTAGATAGCACACTAAATCAAGGTGCAACCTTTTGGTTTACCTTACCTGTTGAGGATATTTGATACTTTTGCTAATGCTAACTATAGTATGTAGAACTTTAGTATACATACATTTACTACTATCTTAGTCCTATTGCTAAACAAAAAATTTTATGAGGACGGAGATAGTCAAAAAATTTGGTCAAAGAGTAATATCAAGTTCGGTTAATCACTTAGAATAAAAAACCTCACACCCATCCCCTCTCCTTAGCAAGAACAGGGGTACCGAAGGCGGGGTGAGGTAAAAGGGAATTGTAAGTAATCATGCGAACTTGATATAAGAGATGAAAGATTAAAGCGAGGTCTTTCTCAGGAGGAATTAGCTGAGAAAGCAGGACTGCATCGGACATATATAGGAATGATTGAAAGAGCTGAGAAGAACATCACTCTCATCAATATTGAAAAAGTTGCGAAAGCTCTGGAAATGAGTGTTGAGGAATTATTAAGAGGAATTAGTTGATCATGAGTATGACTCAACCAGAGCAATGGATTAATGACATTCGTGAATTTTGTCGATCATTAAATATATCAACCACTGACTTATACAAAATACTAACCGATTTAAAAGTGGCTCCCATGATTCGTGGCAAAGCCTTTGAGTATTCTATTTACTCTAGGTTGAAGCAAATCTTGCCATCTCAAGATTGGACTGTTACTAAACCTATAATGAATGCACAGAGCGGAATTCATGATATCGATATTATGGTAAAGCATCATCAGACAGGTAAAATTATATCGATTGAATGTAAATTAGCAAGCAAGGGAAGTTTTAAGGTTGCTAAAAGAAATCTATCTGGAGTTACTACAAAAGGCGATTATCTGATTGCAGTTAAATGTATGCGATCGCGTACTACTAAAACACCGGCGTTGCATAATAGCGGTATGAATTGAGGTCAATTAATCATGGAATGTCCACGCTGTGGATCTTGTCATAACCGTAAGAATGGAAAGAAAAGAGGTAAACAGAATCACATTTGCTGTGATTGTGGTCGTCAATTCATTGATGTCTATAAACCACCCAGGGGCTACTCGGATGAAATCAAACAAGAATGCCTAAAAATGTACGTCAATGGTATGGGATTTCGTGGAATTGAAAGGGTGAAAAACGTTCATCATACTACCATTATTCATTGGGTTAAACGAGTGGGTACACAATTGGCGGATACACCAAATTCAAAGGAAATTCCGCAGGTGGGAGAACTAGATGAATTAGAAACATTTATTGGTTCAAAAAAAATAAAATCTGGTTGTGGACGGCGGTAAATCACTTTACTCAAGGTATTCTTGCTTGGGTTTTAGGTGATCGTAGTTCGACTACTTTCCAACAGTTATGGAACATTGTCCAGTGTTGGCAGAGTTATTTTTACGTCACAGATGGATACCCTGTTTACCCTTGTTTTGTTCCTGATGGTGACCAAATTGTGAGTAAGACCTACATGACACGAGTCGAAAATGAAAACACAAGGCTTAGACATTATTTGGCTCGTCTTCATCGTAAAACTTTATGTTATTCCAAAACCGAGGAAATGCTGAGATACTCTGTTCGATTGTTATTGCACTACCTCAAATATCGTTCTGTTCCCTTACCTGCCTAAAACATACCTTTATTCAGCAACGCCAAAACACCTGCAAAGGTTGAATCAGCTGCAAGACTTATTGGTATTAGTCCAGAAGTATTTCTTGTCCACAGTGATCAATATCGCGCATCACATTTCAATGTAGTTGCCACATCTATTGGTAATGCTTTTTATCAAACTTGGGAAGATGAAGTGGTAATCTAATGTATAAATTTCAGCCTACTGAAGCAGGAAAGAAATTTTTAATTAAGTTAAACCCCTCTTCCAACACAGAAAAAGCTTTACAGGAGTTTGTTTATAACAAAGTTTATCTTGCAAGTTCGCAAGATTTAGCTGTATCGAGGAAAAGCGGTGTTTTTTGTGGTAAACAAAATTGCCTAAATCTCTCTAATAATCAAATATGTATTTATTAATGCTTGATCAATATCATTTAACCAGTTGTTTTTTACCTTTTGTTTTGCAAAGAATATAGAGCCTCCTCCAGCAAAAGGTTCTGCATAATATAAGTGGGGAGGAATGTGTTTGAGGATGAGATTACGAGCATAAAACTTACCACCAGCATACCGGAATGGCGAGTTAATAGACTGATTTACGGTCATTCATCCTCAAAAATAGTATCATCAGGTTGCTAACTATAGTATACAGACGAAATAATGTCAATGTTCCGGCTTTTGCTCCTTTTCCAATCGCACCACAGCATTATAATCTGGTACACCTTCGCGCGATCGCTTGCTTTTATCTAGCAACACATTTCCCTCTGGCCAATGAATCTGTAAATTACCAGGCTGAATCGGCGCAACATATACTCTACCCTGAAACTCTCCCAACTCATTTTTGAGAATCACCGCATCACCTGCTTTCAACCCCAATCTATTTGCATCCGCAGCATTCATTAACACCGCTTCCCGGAATGCACCAGTAATAGCATCTTTGCGTTCTTGTACCATACTGTTGAATTGTTTACCCCGGCGGGTTGCGACTAAAAAACAATCTGCTGGTAAAGGTGCATTGCCATGTAATCCTACATTTGGAGACAATGGTGCAAAATGTGCTTTGCCATCTGCTGTAGGGAAATTCCAGCCAAAGCACAGATGCGAACCCCCATACTGAAATTGGTCGCCTGCTTGCTGCAAGTGTTGTATACCAGCATACTGAGGGATAACTTGGGCAATTTCTTGCCGCATCACAGCCGTATTCTCAAAATGTAAAGACGCGACATGTCGCGTCTCTACAACGCGCCTTGCTAATTCCATAAACACTTCCCACTCCGGACGTGCTTCACCAATTCTAGGGCCGGGGATTTCTGGGCTAAAAATGACTCGGCGTT
Above is a genomic segment from Fischerella sp. JS2 containing:
- a CDS encoding AraC family transcriptional regulator — its product is MRTQGQTINIIDYRQENAADTFVPKPAVLSSSGWDNIHFELHQQPKFDVAEHQHTMHVVVQGFSDSSLSVSSGERWLDGKMTTEMRNHGDIAIIPAGISHRCNWNTSVQFMILAIEPVLLKQVSQDLVDGDRIELIPHFMTRQDALIQGIFCALREELESGKIGGYLLIDSLKTTLAIHLLRNYCTTQPKLSSYGDGLSALKLQQVREYIHEHLHQDVRLSDIAAIAQMSQYHFLRLFKQSMGITPHQYILQYRIDQAKYLLQHSKLSIADIAVRVGFCDQSHLTRYFKRIVGVTPKQLLQTRTAGSSATRSQ
- a CDS encoding dienelactone hydrolase family protein, which codes for MIQKTNIEINTKKVKIPNKDLEIDAYLVEPAHQGIFGAIIVFHEIFGVNSNIRDITELIAKQGYVAIAPALYQRIAPGFAADFSPEDIGFSPEAYRLGLQYYQQVKYQEIFSDIQAAIAYLKTLPNVKNDAIGVIGFCFGGHVAYMAATLPDIKATASFYGGGMTTSSYGEKTPTVNRTSEIKGTIYMFFGTRDTFVSHKENEQIEAELKKHQINHRIFRYDAGHGFFAGLFVDKYPFLKQHPSYNPEAAPDAWQHVLELFQNNL
- a CDS encoding DNA adenine methylase → MTVNQSINSPFRYAGGKFYARNLILKHIPPHLYYAEPFAGGGSIFFAKQKVKNNWLNDIDQALINTYLIIREI
- a CDS encoding helix-turn-helix transcriptional regulator — encoded protein: MRDERLKRGLSQEELAEKAGLHRTYIGMIERAEKNITLINIEKVAKALEMSVEELLRGIS
- a CDS encoding IS1 family transposase (programmed frameshift) — translated: MECPRCGSCHNRKNGKKRGKQNHICCDCGRQFIDVYKPPRGYSDEIKQECLKMYVNGMGFRGIERVKNVHHTTIIHWVKRVGTQLADTPNSKEIPQVGELDELETFIGFKKNKIWLWTAVNHFTQGILAWVLGDRSSTTFQQLWNIVQCWQSYFYVTDGYPVYPCFVPDGDQIVSKTYMTRVENENTRLRHYLARLHRKTLCYSKTEEMLRYSVRLLLHYLKYRSVPLPA
- a CDS encoding PAS domain S-box protein gives rise to the protein MKTVGKILRKWQKKAFSEQNKTLIADYIANDYQNWRNNFLWQRLGLLLWLALICILTFTLRDVYNFFFPLKEFQNLPEVLRTQALVMDIAMLLNLVLGMALRQTKFGRQHPGILFLGSSWSINLIPQIFATLKGFALPDTLAWSLLFLSQATFIPVCWKLHLISQLGLFIYYFGLNTLLGLKLPLPEHPELYNVTFILYLFWFCAICNLGVYLYDCLQRSEFFARKELEFAYDKLRVTEAKYRSIFENAVEGIFQSTPDGRYITANPALARIYGYSSPTEVTTTFTDIENQLYVDPQRRAEFVRLIEEYGKVSEFESQIYRQDGSIVWISEKAYAVRDKSGKLLYYEGLIEDITKRKQAEAALQEQLDFLQVLIDTIPTPIFYKNAEGFYLGCNKAFEEALGFKKEQIIGKLEYDISPKELADKFQQADATLFEQQGIQSYEDSVIYKDGKKHDVIFYKATFSKADASLGGLVGVILDISDRKRTEEALRVFVHAVSHDLRNPVLGTLMVLKNLLSQGGQGRQGGRLGGQGSNLSSSSPPTPHTPPTSPLPLIPTPLGEWGPRVPHLPTSIPVSRSILERMQKSSERQLNLINSLMEAHMSEVQGIVLQRQPVKLHKLVEDAIADLQPMLTENQINLTNLVKDDLPLVNGDPTQLWRVFSNLIVNAVKHNPPGLDITINAIAQGEQIYCTVADNGVGLSQKQSERLFDLYFRGSNSRNSVSLGLGLYLSKRIINAHGGKIGVDSTLNQGATFWFTLPVEDI